A genome region from Microbacterium terricola includes the following:
- a CDS encoding flavin-containing monooxygenase has protein sequence MTGRVEVAIVGAGFAGIGMALALQRAGRESFVVLERAASVGGTWRENVYPGVACDVPSHLYGFATHPHPHWSGLYARGDEIHRYLQDVAAGAGLGGRLRLSTPLLQARWDAAAAAWQLDTPDGALTAETLVLACGRLTEPQIPEISGLETFPGPLFHSARWDQDADLRGARVAVVGTGASAVQLVPELARTAGHVTLFQRTPAWIVPRGAVAYSDADRAGFAADPAVLAALRADLYAEGEARFASRSGDPVAAADARAVALAHLHAQVEDPALRAALTPDYAFGCKRVLLSDAFYPAVASTAVTLEPHALTAVEGRTLVAANGTRHEVDAVVLATGFASTRQPYADLVHGEAQTLADHWSTGMTSFASTVVAGFPNMFVLNGPNASLGHSSSVLMMEEQASYVVRALAHGDQEGMPVRRVRPEAEQAYTDEIAVAAASTPWIAGGCHNWYVDERSGRLALLWPGTVDAFRARLAAADGAEFLSTPTPATLGGIP, from the coding sequence ATGACCGGGCGCGTCGAGGTCGCGATCGTCGGTGCCGGGTTCGCCGGCATCGGCATGGCACTGGCGCTCCAGCGCGCCGGCCGCGAGTCGTTCGTCGTGCTGGAGCGGGCAGCATCCGTCGGCGGCACATGGCGCGAGAACGTCTACCCCGGCGTCGCCTGCGACGTGCCGAGCCACCTGTACGGCTTCGCCACGCACCCGCACCCGCACTGGTCCGGCCTCTACGCGCGCGGGGACGAGATCCACCGCTACCTGCAGGACGTCGCCGCCGGCGCCGGCCTCGGCGGGCGGCTGCGCCTGAGCACCCCGCTGCTGCAGGCGCGATGGGATGCTGCCGCCGCGGCCTGGCAGCTCGACACCCCCGACGGCGCGCTCACCGCGGAGACGCTGGTGCTCGCCTGCGGCCGGCTGACCGAGCCGCAGATCCCCGAGATCTCCGGACTGGAGACCTTCCCCGGGCCGCTGTTCCACTCCGCGCGGTGGGACCAGGACGCCGACCTCCGCGGAGCGCGGGTCGCGGTCGTGGGCACCGGCGCGAGCGCCGTGCAGCTCGTGCCCGAGCTCGCCCGCACGGCCGGACACGTGACGCTGTTCCAGCGGACACCGGCCTGGATCGTGCCGCGCGGAGCCGTGGCCTACTCCGACGCCGATCGTGCGGGGTTCGCCGCCGACCCGGCTGTACTGGCCGCGCTGCGCGCAGATCTGTACGCCGAGGGCGAGGCCCGGTTCGCGTCGCGCTCGGGCGACCCGGTCGCCGCGGCCGACGCGCGGGCGGTGGCACTCGCGCACCTGCACGCGCAGGTCGAGGACCCGGCGCTGCGCGCCGCACTCACCCCCGACTACGCCTTCGGCTGCAAGCGCGTCCTCCTCTCGGACGCCTTCTACCCCGCCGTCGCGTCCACCGCCGTGACACTCGAGCCGCACGCGCTGACCGCGGTCGAGGGTCGCACGCTCGTCGCCGCGAACGGGACCCGCCACGAGGTCGATGCGGTCGTGCTCGCCACCGGCTTCGCGTCGACCCGGCAGCCCTACGCCGATCTCGTGCACGGTGAGGCGCAGACCCTCGCCGACCACTGGTCGACCGGCATGACGTCGTTCGCCTCCACCGTGGTCGCCGGGTTCCCGAACATGTTCGTGCTGAACGGCCCGAACGCCTCGCTCGGGCACAGCTCGTCCGTGCTCATGATGGAGGAGCAGGCGTCCTACGTCGTGCGGGCGCTGGCCCACGGCGACCAGGAGGGGATGCCGGTCCGCCGCGTCCGCCCGGAAGCCGAGCAGGCCTACACCGACGAGATCGCGGTCGCCGCAGCATCCACTCCCTGGATCGCCGGCGGCTGCCACAACTGGTACGTCGACGAGCGATCCGGCCGCCTCGCGCTGCTCTGGCCCGGCACCGTCGACGCGTTCCGCGCGCGCCTCGCAGCCGCCGACGGCGCCGAATTCCTCTCCACCCCCACGCCCGCGACGCTCGGAGGCATCCCATGA
- the fgd gene encoding glucose-6-phosphate dehydrogenase (coenzyme-F420), with protein sequence MTDHAVPLRFGYKASAEQFGPTELLDYAILAEEVGFDSVFISDHLQPWLHEGGHAPASVPWLGALGARTSKVLIGTSVLTPTFRYNPTVVAQDFATLGVMYPGRVILGVGTGEALNEANLGIAWPDPPERFQRLKEAIGLIRRLWSEDRVNFDGTYYQARNITIYDKMDAPVPIYIGAAGPAATRLAGRIADGFITTSGKKRELYTDTLLPALHEGLQKADRPADAIDTLIEVKVSLDRTIADAQEKTRFWAPLALSPDEKMGVDDPIEMQRLGEELPIERAASRFIVSEDPDEHVERISWYIELGFRHLVFHDPGHDQGAFLRMYGKEILPRLRARYGA encoded by the coding sequence ATGACCGATCACGCTGTCCCCCTGCGGTTCGGCTACAAGGCGTCGGCCGAGCAGTTCGGTCCCACCGAGCTGCTCGACTACGCGATCCTCGCTGAGGAGGTCGGGTTCGACTCCGTCTTCATCTCCGACCACCTGCAGCCGTGGCTCCACGAGGGCGGTCATGCCCCCGCATCCGTCCCCTGGCTCGGCGCGCTCGGCGCCCGCACGTCGAAGGTGCTCATCGGCACCTCGGTGCTGACCCCCACCTTCCGCTACAACCCCACCGTGGTCGCGCAGGACTTCGCGACGCTCGGGGTGATGTACCCGGGGCGGGTGATCCTCGGGGTCGGCACCGGCGAGGCGCTCAACGAGGCCAACCTCGGCATCGCCTGGCCCGACCCGCCCGAGCGGTTCCAGCGGCTGAAGGAGGCGATCGGCCTCATCCGCCGGCTCTGGTCGGAAGACCGGGTGAACTTCGACGGCACCTACTACCAGGCGCGCAACATCACGATCTACGACAAGATGGACGCCCCGGTCCCGATCTACATCGGCGCCGCCGGCCCCGCCGCGACGCGACTGGCCGGGCGCATCGCGGACGGGTTCATCACCACCAGCGGCAAGAAGCGCGAGCTGTACACCGACACGCTGCTGCCCGCGCTGCACGAGGGGCTGCAGAAGGCCGACCGGCCGGCCGATGCCATCGACACGCTCATCGAAGTGAAGGTCTCGCTCGACCGCACGATCGCCGACGCGCAGGAGAAGACCCGATTCTGGGCACCGCTCGCGCTGAGCCCCGACGAGAAGATGGGCGTCGACGACCCCATCGAGATGCAGCGGCTCGGTGAGGAGCTCCCCATCGAGCGTGCCGCGTCGCGGTTCATCGTGTCGGAGGACCCCGACGAGCACGTGGAGCGCATCAGCTGGTACATCGAGCTGGGCTTCCGTCACCTGGTGTTCCACGACCCCGGGCACGACCAGGGCGCGTTCCTGCGGATGTACGGCAAGGAGATCCTGCCGCGCCTGCGCGCGCGGTACGGCGCGTGA